The following is a genomic window from Syntrophales bacterium.
CAATATGTCCAGCAGATTAGTCAAGTGAACATCATCGTTCATAGGACTTCCTCCCGAACGTCGATTTTGCCGGTGACGGCTGCTGAAATGAGGGCTGTACGGTATTCTTTAAAAAACGTTATACTTTCTTTAGTTTTCGTAACCAGCATGCCGATTTTTTTGTTTATTGATTGTATATAATCAATAATTGCTTCTTGCTCATGAACGGGTGGTAATGGAAGTTTTACGTTTTTCAGGGAATCTGAATATATAACATCAATGGTAGTTGCATTACTCATAAGAAGAAGCTGCAACTTAACAATTTCACTATCTTGTATCACTAAAGCTAAATATTTTGGTATCATGCTCTGTGGGTTTGGCTGAACACGTATCAAGCAAGGATGCAATATTCCCATTTCTGCATCCAACGGAAATATAGCACATTGACTAATTGTTCCACGGGTTGTAATTAGAACATCGTCTGGGAAAATTGAGAATTCTTTGAGCTCATGAAATTTTTTTTTCGTTACATAATTTTCACCACTTCTAAAATCATGATCAATTACGTTACGTTGGTTATAGACCTTTATTTCTCCCGATATCATTTCGGATGATAATAATTGACTCCCAAAGGGCCCCGTTTTGACCGCCCCTTTTCTTGTCGCGGTAGCATATTTTAAAGCCATCACATTCCAATGTGCAGGCATCTCTCCGAT
Proteins encoded in this region:
- a CDS encoding restriction endonuclease subunit S, which gives rise to IEKKERLIKLLQEKRSALITHAVTKGLDPTVPMKDSGVEWIGEMPAHWNVMALKYATATRKGAVKTGPFGSQLLSSEMISGEIKVYNQRNVIDHDFRSGENYVTKKKFHELKEFSIFPDDVLITTRGTISQCAIFPLDAEMGILHPCLIRVQPNPQSMIPKYLALVIQDSEIVKLQLLLMSNATTIDVIYSDSLKNVKLPLPPVHEQEAIIDYIQSINKKIGMLVTKTKESITFFKEYRTALISAAVTGKIDVREEVL